A stretch of the Archangium violaceum genome encodes the following:
- a CDS encoding DUF4153 domain-containing protein, with protein MTTAATGLPTPHVDVPLVPAVPRLRRPRATLLAALGLGICAEVLFDGPALGLSFPLFVVLLLSALLTVGGRESWQRARPNAWLLVPLLFFSGMVFVRASPLLTTLNVLASGFLLLLVTHFWAAGRVERLGLWSYPFTALGTFFQAVFLPLGVVRAEVDLSAARAHAPKLMPVLRGALLAVPVLLIFTGLLVSADAVFATAVERVLSLDLGLSFMDAVGRGVFIAGSAFGVLGLFAHALRRRRHGGEAGETEVAPVEARLGFTESLTLVGLVDLLFLGFAAIQLAFLFGEAHLPSGLTYSEYARRGFFELLAVSVMTLGLSLALARWTRLHGQGQLTAFRAACTAMVGLVLVILASAMKRMALYESVYGYTELRVYTHVFMVALAGVFAWRVVTLWWRPERFAIGAFVGALGFLATLNVLNPDAFIARGNLARSSEGVVLDAEYMTLALSEDAAPELAAYLAQRPESEQLEGSFAMRARRSLCAYARESMPGGWPAFHLARHRAAKLGAPLWCPAPSPVQTSPYAREWRR; from the coding sequence ATGACGACCGCCGCCACTGGCCTGCCAACTCCGCATGTCGATGTTCCCCTCGTACCCGCCGTTCCCCGCCTCCGCAGGCCCCGCGCGACGTTGCTCGCGGCGCTCGGGTTGGGCATCTGCGCCGAGGTGCTCTTCGATGGGCCCGCGCTCGGCCTCTCGTTCCCTCTGTTCGTCGTGCTTCTCCTATCGGCACTGCTCACCGTGGGAGGCCGCGAGAGCTGGCAGCGGGCCCGTCCCAACGCGTGGCTGCTCGTGCCGCTGCTGTTCTTCTCCGGGATGGTGTTCGTGCGCGCGAGCCCGTTGCTCACGACGCTCAACGTGCTCGCCTCGGGCTTCCTGCTGTTGCTGGTGACACACTTCTGGGCGGCGGGCCGCGTGGAGCGGCTCGGGCTGTGGAGCTATCCGTTCACCGCGCTCGGGACCTTCTTCCAGGCGGTGTTCCTCCCTCTGGGCGTGGTGCGCGCGGAGGTGGACCTGTCCGCGGCCCGCGCGCATGCGCCGAAGCTGATGCCGGTGTTGCGTGGAGCGCTGCTCGCCGTACCCGTGCTGCTCATCTTCACCGGATTGCTCGTCTCGGCGGACGCCGTCTTCGCCACCGCGGTGGAGCGGGTGCTGTCCTTGGACCTGGGGTTGTCGTTCATGGACGCGGTGGGGCGGGGGGTGTTCATCGCGGGCAGCGCCTTCGGGGTGCTCGGGCTGTTCGCCCACGCGCTACGCCGCCGCCGCCATGGCGGTGAGGCCGGTGAGACGGAGGTGGCTCCCGTCGAGGCCCGTCTGGGCTTCACCGAGAGCCTCACGCTGGTGGGCCTGGTGGATCTGCTCTTCCTGGGCTTCGCCGCCATCCAGCTCGCCTTCCTGTTCGGCGAGGCGCACCTGCCCTCGGGGCTCACCTATTCCGAGTACGCCCGGCGCGGCTTCTTCGAACTGCTCGCGGTGTCGGTGATGACGCTGGGGCTCAGCCTGGCGTTGGCGCGCTGGACGCGGCTGCACGGGCAGGGGCAGCTCACCGCCTTCCGAGCGGCGTGCACGGCGATGGTGGGCCTGGTGCTGGTCATCCTCGCCTCGGCGATGAAGCGTATGGCGCTCTACGAGTCCGTCTACGGTTACACGGAGCTGCGCGTGTACACGCACGTCTTCATGGTGGCGCTGGCCGGGGTGTTCGCCTGGCGCGTGGTGACGCTGTGGTGGCGGCCGGAGCGCTTCGCCATCGGGGCCTTCGTGGGGGCGCTCGGCTTCCTCGCCACGCTGAACGTGCTCAACCCCGACGCCTTCATCGCGCGCGGCAACCTCGCGCGCTCCTCGGAGGGCGTCGTCCTCGACGCGGAGTACATGACGCTGGCCCTCTCGGAGGACGCCGCGCCGGAGCTGGCCGCGTACCTGGCGCAGCGGCCCGAGAGCGAGCAGCTCGAGGGCTCCTTCGCGATGCGGGCCCGCCGCTCGCTCTGCGCCTACGCCCGGGAGTCGATGCCGGGAGGCTGGCCGGCCTTCCACCTCGCGCGTCACCGGGCCGCGAAGCTGGGGGCGCCGCTCTGGTGCCCTGCTCCGTCCCCCGTCCAGACGTCACCCTACGCTCGGGAGTGGAGGCGTTGA
- a CDS encoding cupredoxin domain-containing protein — MPFISKIIKPLLALTLAAAVLSAGQGCSKESKPAEPSAAATAQPTKPGEPRTIALSVTEKGYEPSPVTLKQGEPVKLVLTRTTDQTCATEIVLDEYNINTPLPLNQPVEVSFTPNKTGKLVYGCAMGKMISGVFMVE, encoded by the coding sequence ATGCCCTTCATCTCCAAAATCATCAAGCCGCTGCTGGCCCTCACCCTGGCGGCCGCGGTGCTGAGCGCCGGGCAGGGCTGCTCCAAGGAATCGAAGCCGGCGGAGCCCTCGGCCGCGGCCACCGCCCAGCCGACGAAGCCCGGTGAGCCGCGCACCATCGCGCTCTCCGTCACCGAGAAGGGCTACGAGCCGAGCCCCGTCACCCTCAAGCAGGGCGAGCCCGTGAAGCTGGTGCTGACCCGCACCACGGACCAGACCTGCGCGACGGAGATCGTCCTCGACGAGTACAACATCAACACCCCGCTGCCCCTCAACCAGCCGGTGGAGGTGAGCTTCACCCCCAACAAGACGGGCAAGCTCGTCTACGGCTGCGCCATGGGGAAGATGATCAGCGGCGTGTTCATGGTGGAGTGA
- a CDS encoding diguanylate cyclase, translated as MADDSIKKVGEAPRRTLATPTLADRTILLVDDDPANIQHVREGLASHGYRFREAHDGTEALRSLREVRPDLIIMDVEMPRLGGVEVCRIIKANGGEGGFGFIPVILVTARQAAGKVEGLELGADDYLVKPFDMLELSARVKSMLRLKALQDTLVEKNREMDLKNRELDRANKELAQKREELLALTRIDALTGLYNRRYFEERLTEEFIRSTRYRSPLSLVMLDIDHFKRLNDTYGHPFGDEVLRTVARAVRGKLREVDFVARYGGEEIIALLPETGPKEALGACERVREAIASLQLEHRAQDGSRQQVRCTASLGVASVPAKSILALEELLRVADVCLYEAKAAGRNCVRQHQEETPG; from the coding sequence ATGGCGGACGATTCGATCAAAAAAGTGGGAGAGGCGCCCCGCCGCACCCTGGCCACACCCACGCTCGCCGACCGCACCATCCTGCTCGTCGACGACGACCCCGCCAACATCCAGCACGTGCGCGAGGGCCTGGCCTCTCACGGCTACCGCTTCCGCGAGGCCCATGACGGCACCGAGGCGCTGCGCTCGCTCCGGGAGGTGAGGCCGGACCTCATCATCATGGACGTGGAGATGCCGCGGCTGGGCGGGGTGGAGGTGTGCCGCATCATCAAGGCCAATGGCGGCGAGGGGGGCTTCGGCTTCATCCCCGTCATCCTGGTGACGGCCCGGCAGGCGGCGGGCAAGGTGGAAGGGCTCGAGCTGGGAGCGGATGACTACCTGGTCAAGCCCTTCGACATGCTGGAGCTCTCCGCGCGCGTGAAGTCCATGCTGCGCCTCAAGGCGCTGCAGGACACGCTGGTGGAGAAGAACCGGGAGATGGACCTCAAGAACCGCGAGCTGGACCGGGCCAACAAGGAGCTGGCCCAGAAACGCGAGGAATTGCTGGCCCTCACCCGAATCGACGCGCTCACCGGCCTCTACAACCGCCGCTACTTCGAGGAGCGGCTGACCGAGGAGTTCATCCGCTCCACGCGCTACCGCTCGCCCCTGTCGCTGGTGATGCTGGACATCGACCACTTCAAGCGGCTCAACGACACCTACGGCCACCCCTTCGGGGACGAGGTGCTGCGCACGGTGGCCCGGGCGGTACGCGGCAAGCTGCGCGAGGTGGACTTCGTGGCTCGATATGGAGGCGAGGAGATCATCGCCCTGCTGCCGGAGACGGGGCCCAAGGAGGCACTCGGGGCCTGCGAGCGCGTGCGCGAGGCCATCGCCTCGCTCCAGCTGGAGCACCGCGCCCAGGACGGGTCTCGCCAGCAGGTGCGGTGCACGGCCTCCCTTGGGGTGGCCAGCGTGCCCGCCAAGAGCATTCTCGCCCTGGAAGAATTGCTGCGTGTGGCCGACGTCTGCCTCTACGAGGCCAAGGCCGCCGGCCGTAATTGCGTCCGCCAACATCAGGAAGAGACTCCCGGTTGA
- the trmB gene encoding tRNA (guanine(46)-N(7))-methyltransferase TrmB, which produces MARPRLLPDPVGLHLANLESPPDWDMEFGFSGPLELEIGSGAGGHALEYCRRHPEVRFVAFEWRKKYARDTLDRGSKMGLRNLRVLEADARFVVPRIFAPGSLDAIHLQFPDPWWKRAHFKRAVIQPEFARLLLDRMKPGGLFDMRTDVQDRGVSMLAILEDAGFLNPLGKGVFHPYDPEEVPSTRERRYLASGEPVYRARLRKPA; this is translated from the coding sequence ATGGCCCGCCCCCGCCTCCTCCCCGATCCCGTCGGCCTGCACCTGGCCAATCTCGAATCCCCTCCCGACTGGGACATGGAGTTCGGCTTCTCCGGCCCCCTGGAGCTGGAGATCGGCTCCGGCGCCGGTGGGCACGCGCTCGAGTACTGCCGGCGCCACCCCGAGGTGCGCTTCGTCGCCTTCGAGTGGCGCAAGAAGTACGCGCGCGACACCCTGGACCGCGGCAGCAAGATGGGCCTGCGCAACCTGCGCGTGCTCGAGGCCGACGCGCGCTTCGTGGTGCCGCGCATCTTCGCGCCGGGCTCGCTGGATGCCATCCACCTCCAGTTCCCCGACCCGTGGTGGAAGCGCGCCCACTTCAAGCGCGCCGTCATCCAGCCCGAGTTCGCCAGGCTGCTCCTGGACCGGATGAAGCCCGGCGGCCTGTTCGACATGCGCACGGACGTTCAGGACCGGGGCGTCTCCATGCTGGCCATCCTGGAGGACGCCGGCTTCCTCAACCCGCTCGGCAAGGGTGTGTTCCACCCTTATGATCCCGAGGAGGTCCCCTCCACCCGCGAGCGGCGCTATCTGGCCAGCGGCGAGCCCGTGTACCGCGCCCGTCTGCGCAAGCCCGCCTGA
- a CDS encoding bifunctional riboflavin kinase/FAD synthetase — translation MKVFQGVSEARALAGCALALGNFDGVHLGHQALFAEARRRGVPSAALTFQPHPGKVLQPDLAPKLITLLPRKLELFEASGLDAAVVQPFTLEYARHSPRDFEASLLDEVGARHLVVGHDFTYGAARAGNADTLREAAAARGAQVHVVPPVTVDGVVASSSKVREYILEGRVSAAQRLLGRPFDLDGTVVTGHGRGRGIGFPTANVDTQNELRPAAGVYAIRVSFRGGPDVTWLPGVANIGVKPTFGVNEVTIEAHLLDFSGDLYGKELRVQFLERLRAERRFGSVAELVGQIKRDVEAARAVIARASD, via the coding sequence ATGAAGGTCTTCCAAGGTGTGTCGGAGGCGCGGGCGCTGGCCGGTTGCGCGCTCGCGCTGGGCAACTTCGATGGTGTGCACCTGGGCCACCAGGCCCTCTTCGCCGAGGCCCGGCGCCGGGGGGTTCCCTCCGCCGCGCTCACCTTCCAGCCCCACCCGGGCAAGGTGCTCCAGCCGGACCTGGCCCCCAAGCTCATCACCCTGCTGCCGCGCAAGCTGGAGCTCTTCGAGGCCAGCGGGTTGGACGCGGCGGTGGTGCAGCCCTTCACGCTCGAGTACGCCCGTCACTCGCCGCGCGACTTCGAGGCCTCGCTGCTGGACGAGGTGGGCGCGCGCCACCTCGTGGTGGGCCATGACTTCACCTATGGGGCCGCCCGCGCCGGCAACGCGGACACCCTGCGCGAGGCCGCCGCCGCCCGGGGCGCCCAGGTGCACGTGGTGCCTCCCGTCACCGTGGATGGGGTGGTGGCCTCGTCCTCCAAGGTGCGCGAGTACATCCTCGAGGGGCGGGTGAGCGCGGCGCAGCGGCTGCTGGGGCGGCCCTTCGACCTGGACGGCACCGTCGTCACCGGCCATGGGCGCGGCCGGGGCATCGGCTTCCCCACCGCCAACGTGGACACCCAGAACGAGCTGCGGCCCGCCGCCGGTGTGTACGCCATTCGCGTCAGCTTCCGCGGGGGGCCGGATGTCACCTGGCTTCCGGGGGTCGCGAATATCGGTGTCAAACCCACCTTCGGGGTCAACGAGGTCACGATCGAAGCGCACCTGCTCGACTTCAGTGGGGACCTGTACGGCAAGGAGCTGCGGGTGCAGTTCCTGGAGCGGCTGCGCGCCGAGCGCCGTTTTGGCTCCGTGGCGGAGCTCGTGGGGCAGATCAAGCGGGATGTCGAGGCTGCCCGAGCGGTCATCGCCCGGGCGTCCGACTGA
- the pilB gene encoding type IV-A pilus assembly ATPase PilB, whose product MSGRLGELLVRENLISVQQLRKAQEEQQKTGTRIGTALIKTGAIEESKLTDFLSKQYGVPAINLKDFDIDAEIIKLVPKEVAEKHLVIPVNRAGPSLIVAMCDPSNIYAVDDLKFLTGYNVEPVVASEISIREAIERYYAEKGPDMNALVEEMAEDIEVAKEEEEGNVEEMARAADDAPVVKLVNLILQDSIKKRASDIHVEPYEKDFRVRFRIDGSLYEVMRPPMKLKNAITSRLKIMANLDISERRLPQDGRIKIKLGGGKEMDFRVSVCPTLFGEKVVLRLLDKSNLQLDMTKLGFDPQPLAWFKEAIERPYGMVLVTGPTGSGKTTTLYSALSSLNQVDTNIATAEDPVEFNFAGINQVQMHEDIGLNFAAALRSFLRQDPDIIMIGEIRDFETGEIGVKAALTGHLVLSTLHTNDAPGTVSRLLNMGIEPFLVTASLNLILAQRLARRLCPACKRPAENVDEQALLNAGVPPEKLGTFTVYEKVGCRECNDRGYRGRVAIYEVMPFWDGLKELVINGASAAELKAEAIRLGMSSLRMSALAKMMDGVTTLDEVVANTAPDNF is encoded by the coding sequence ATGTCCGGTCGACTTGGTGAACTGCTGGTTCGCGAGAACCTCATTTCCGTCCAGCAGCTGCGCAAAGCCCAGGAAGAGCAGCAGAAGACGGGAACGCGCATCGGCACCGCCCTCATCAAGACGGGAGCCATCGAGGAGTCCAAGCTCACCGACTTCCTCTCCAAGCAGTACGGCGTCCCGGCCATCAACCTGAAGGATTTCGACATCGACGCGGAGATCATCAAGCTCGTGCCGAAGGAAGTGGCCGAGAAGCACCTGGTGATCCCCGTCAACCGCGCCGGCCCCTCGCTCATCGTGGCGATGTGTGATCCGTCCAACATCTACGCGGTGGACGATCTGAAGTTCCTCACCGGCTACAACGTGGAGCCGGTGGTCGCGTCCGAAATCTCCATCCGCGAGGCCATCGAGCGCTACTACGCCGAGAAGGGCCCGGACATGAATGCCCTCGTCGAGGAGATGGCCGAGGACATCGAGGTCGCCAAGGAGGAGGAGGAGGGCAACGTCGAGGAGATGGCCCGCGCCGCGGACGACGCGCCCGTCGTCAAGCTGGTGAACCTGATCCTCCAGGACTCCATCAAGAAGCGCGCCTCGGACATCCACGTCGAGCCCTACGAGAAGGACTTCCGCGTCCGCTTCCGCATCGACGGCTCCCTCTACGAGGTGATGCGTCCGCCGATGAAGCTCAAGAACGCCATCACCAGCCGTCTGAAGATCATGGCGAACCTGGACATCTCCGAGCGCCGCCTGCCCCAGGACGGCCGTATCAAGATCAAGCTCGGCGGTGGCAAGGAGATGGACTTCCGCGTGAGCGTGTGCCCCACGCTCTTCGGCGAGAAGGTGGTGCTCCGCCTCCTGGACAAGTCCAACCTCCAGCTGGACATGACGAAGCTGGGCTTCGATCCGCAGCCGCTGGCCTGGTTCAAGGAGGCCATCGAGCGTCCCTACGGCATGGTGCTGGTGACGGGCCCCACGGGTTCCGGCAAGACGACGACGCTCTACTCGGCGCTCTCGTCGCTCAACCAGGTCGACACCAACATCGCCACCGCCGAGGACCCGGTCGAGTTCAACTTCGCCGGCATCAACCAGGTGCAGATGCACGAAGACATCGGCCTGAACTTCGCCGCGGCGCTGCGCTCCTTCCTGCGTCAGGACCCCGACATCATCATGATCGGTGAGATCCGCGACTTCGAAACGGGCGAAATCGGCGTCAAGGCGGCGCTCACGGGCCACCTGGTGCTCTCCACGCTGCACACCAACGACGCCCCGGGCACGGTGAGCCGTCTGCTCAACATGGGCATCGAGCCCTTCCTCGTGACGGCCTCGCTCAACCTGATCCTCGCCCAGCGTCTGGCGCGCCGCCTGTGCCCCGCCTGCAAGCGGCCGGCGGAGAACGTGGACGAGCAGGCCCTCCTCAACGCGGGCGTGCCTCCGGAGAAGCTCGGCACCTTCACCGTGTACGAGAAGGTCGGCTGCCGCGAGTGCAATGATCGTGGCTACCGTGGCCGCGTGGCCATCTACGAGGTCATGCCCTTCTGGGATGGCCTCAAGGAACTGGTCATCAACGGCGCCTCCGCCGCCGAGCTCAAGGCCGAGGCCATCCGCCTGGGCATGAGCTCGCTGCGCATGTCGGCCCTGGCGAAGATGATGGACGGCGTCACCACCCTGGACGAAGTGGTGGCCAACACCGCGCCCGACAACTTCTAA
- a CDS encoding type IV pilus twitching motility protein PilT: MVEKGASDLHITTGSPPQLRVDGELVPLKTAQLTPVETKQLCYSILTDAQKHKFEEENELDLSFGVKGLSRFRANIYMQRGAVAGAFRTIPFKILTFQELGLPPVVAELVKKPRGLILVTGPTGSGKSTTLASMIDKINTDRHEHIMTIEDPIEYLHPHKNCLVNQREVGADTRNFKTALKYILRQDPDVVLVGELRDLETIEAALVIAETGHTCYATLHTNSAVQTINRVLDVFPPYQQPQVRAQLSFVLEGVMSQALIAKQGSPGRVLALEVMVPNPAIRNLIREDKIHQVYSSMQVGQAKFGMQTFNQALAALLMRRLISQEEAFGRSSDPDELRNLLAGAGPGGMPGQRPAGPGAR, from the coding sequence ATGGTCGAGAAGGGCGCTTCCGACCTCCACATCACCACCGGCTCGCCGCCCCAGCTCCGCGTGGATGGCGAGCTGGTGCCGCTCAAGACGGCCCAGCTCACCCCGGTGGAGACCAAGCAGCTCTGCTACTCCATCCTCACGGACGCCCAGAAGCACAAGTTCGAGGAGGAGAACGAGCTCGACCTGTCCTTCGGCGTGAAGGGCCTGTCGCGCTTCCGCGCCAACATCTACATGCAGCGCGGCGCGGTGGCGGGGGCCTTCCGGACCATTCCCTTCAAGATCCTCACCTTCCAGGAGCTCGGTCTACCCCCTGTGGTGGCCGAGCTGGTGAAGAAGCCGCGCGGTCTCATCCTGGTGACGGGTCCCACGGGCTCGGGCAAGAGCACCACGCTGGCCTCGATGATCGACAAGATCAACACCGACCGTCATGAGCACATCATGACGATCGAGGATCCCATCGAGTACCTGCACCCGCACAAGAACTGCCTGGTGAATCAGCGTGAGGTGGGGGCCGACACGCGCAACTTCAAGACGGCGCTCAAGTACATCCTCCGCCAGGACCCGGACGTGGTGCTGGTGGGCGAGTTGCGCGACCTGGAGACCATCGAGGCGGCGCTCGTGATCGCCGAGACGGGCCACACCTGCTACGCCACGTTGCACACCAACAGCGCGGTGCAGACCATCAACCGCGTGCTGGACGTGTTCCCTCCGTACCAGCAGCCGCAGGTGCGCGCCCAGCTGTCGTTCGTGCTGGAAGGCGTGATGAGCCAGGCGCTCATCGCCAAGCAGGGCTCTCCGGGCCGCGTGCTGGCGCTGGAGGTCATGGTTCCCAACCCGGCCATCCGCAACCTCATCCGCGAGGACAAGATCCATCAGGTCTACTCATCGATGCAGGTCGGTCAGGCCAAGTTCGGCATGCAGACCTTCAACCAGGCCCTGGCGGCGCTGCTGATGCGGCGGCTCATCAGTCAGGAAGAGGCCTTTGGACGCTCGAGCGATCCGGACGAGCTCCGCAATCTCCTGGCGGGTGCTGGGCCTGGCGGCATGCCTGGTCAGCGGCCGGCCGGTCCGGGCGCACGCTAA
- a CDS encoding type II secretion system F family protein, which yields MAATATQKSAPQKSSKNTAQFLWEAKTKSGETKKGEMEASDVEAVNARLKSLGLNPVKVRRKGIFDSELNLALGTGVTGKDILVFTRQFATMIDAGLPLVQCLDILGSQMDNPAFRKVVFAIKNKVEQGSTFADALGDHPKVFDELFVQLCAAGEVGGILDNILNRLAAYREKNEKLKRKVKSAMTYPAIVLLVAFGVTALLLLKVTPTFEKMFADFGQALPAPTQFVVDLSKWAQAYAGYAFMGIIAIAVAFSYTYAQPQGRRFFDKVFLMAPIFGPVIRKVAVARFTRTLGTMISSGVPILDALDVTAKTAGNRSVEEAIYFVRGKIAEGKNIAGPLLETKVFPPMVVQMIGVGEATGAMDTMLNKIADFYDDEVDTAVAGLTAMIEPLMMVFLGGVVGGFLIAMYLPIFSIAGAIK from the coding sequence ATGGCGGCAACGGCAACCCAGAAGTCGGCACCACAAAAGTCGTCGAAGAACACAGCCCAATTCCTCTGGGAGGCCAAGACCAAGTCTGGCGAGACCAAGAAGGGTGAGATGGAGGCCTCGGACGTCGAGGCCGTCAATGCCCGCCTCAAGTCGCTCGGTCTCAATCCGGTCAAGGTTCGCCGCAAGGGGATCTTCGATTCCGAGCTCAACCTCGCGCTCGGCACGGGCGTCACGGGCAAGGACATCCTCGTCTTCACCCGTCAGTTCGCCACGATGATCGACGCCGGCCTTCCGCTGGTGCAGTGCCTCGACATCCTGGGCAGCCAGATGGACAACCCGGCCTTTCGCAAGGTCGTGTTCGCCATCAAGAACAAGGTGGAGCAGGGCTCCACCTTCGCGGACGCGCTGGGAGATCACCCCAAGGTGTTCGACGAGCTCTTCGTCCAGCTGTGCGCCGCGGGCGAGGTGGGCGGTATCCTCGACAACATCCTCAACCGGCTCGCGGCCTACCGCGAGAAGAACGAGAAGCTCAAGCGCAAGGTCAAGAGCGCGATGACCTACCCGGCCATCGTGCTCCTGGTGGCCTTCGGCGTGACGGCGCTGCTGCTCCTCAAGGTGACGCCGACGTTCGAGAAGATGTTCGCGGACTTCGGCCAGGCGCTGCCCGCGCCCACCCAGTTCGTGGTGGACCTGTCGAAATGGGCCCAGGCCTACGCGGGCTACGCGTTCATGGGCATCATCGCCATCGCGGTGGCCTTCTCCTATACGTACGCTCAACCCCAGGGCCGGCGTTTCTTCGATAAGGTGTTCCTGATGGCGCCCATCTTCGGACCCGTCATCCGCAAGGTGGCGGTGGCGCGCTTCACCCGTACGCTCGGCACGATGATCTCCTCGGGTGTTCCCATCCTGGACGCCCTGGACGTGACGGCGAAGACGGCCGGTAACCGCTCCGTGGAAGAGGCCATCTACTTCGTGCGCGGGAAGATCGCCGAGGGCAAGAACATCGCCGGCCCGCTGTTGGAGACGAAGGTGTTCCCTCCCATGGTGGTGCAGATGATTGGCGTGGGTGAGGCCACCGGCGCCATGGACACGATGCTCAACAAGATCGCCGACTTCTACGATGACGAGGTGGATACGGCGGTCGCGGGCCTCACGGCGATGATCGAACCGCTGATGATGGTCTTCCTGGGCGGCGTGGTCGGTGGCTTCCTCATCGCGATGTACCTGCCCATCTTCTCCATCGCCGGTGCCATCAAGTAG
- a CDS encoding two-component system sensor histidine kinase NtrB translates to MLAAPPEADALRTRLVWLTVFRTVAVSLSLVAVAARLLLQPLEDLSRVDTLSFVAIGLVYLFTLVYGLMLRGGRADRAAAVVQVAGDLLIASVLVFLTGVGDSPFTFLYLLTVIGASILLDGRGALIAAGASALAYATLLVAVRLQWLEPPLGVGVLSRQRLLFLLGSNVLALFLIAALAGYLTRQLSATGGRLSAREADLKKLDHLQRQILACMPSGLITCDVAGRVTFVNRAASAILSLEPRLPPGLDVESLLPGALGADARQRRRELAVQTPSGVRTLGLSVTGLESSDGGGTLIVFQDLTELRRMEEDLKRADRLAALGTLAAQLAHEIRNPLAAMRGSAQLLVQEPDTDPSSTKLVEILLRESDRLSKLVEDFLRFARPPPPIKQEQELEVLVAETVEMLRVDPIAQQVEVDMVLAPLRVPVDADQFRQVLINILRNAFQAAGQRGRVRVTLEAVGEEAWLRIWDSAGSIPAADLSRIFEPFFSTREGGTGLGLSTAYSIVRAHGGNIRVSSSPKEGTEFLIQLPLQG, encoded by the coding sequence GTGCTCGCCGCTCCGCCGGAGGCCGACGCGCTGCGGACACGGCTGGTCTGGCTCACCGTGTTCCGCACGGTGGCCGTCAGCCTGTCGCTCGTGGCCGTCGCGGCCCGGCTGCTCCTCCAGCCCCTGGAGGATCTCAGCCGTGTGGACACGCTGTCGTTCGTGGCCATCGGGCTCGTCTATCTCTTCACGCTTGTTTATGGCCTCATGCTGCGCGGGGGCCGGGCGGACCGAGCGGCGGCGGTGGTGCAGGTGGCGGGCGACCTGCTCATCGCCTCGGTGCTCGTCTTCCTCACCGGCGTCGGAGACAGCCCCTTCACCTTCCTCTACCTGCTGACCGTTATTGGCGCGAGCATCCTGCTGGATGGACGAGGCGCGCTTATCGCCGCCGGGGCCAGTGCGCTCGCTTATGCGACGCTGCTCGTGGCGGTGAGGCTCCAATGGTTGGAACCGCCCCTGGGAGTGGGTGTGCTCAGCCGTCAGCGCCTCCTCTTCCTTCTGGGCAGCAACGTACTGGCCCTGTTCCTCATTGCCGCGCTGGCGGGTTACCTGACGCGCCAGCTGTCGGCTACGGGTGGACGGCTCTCCGCGCGCGAGGCGGACCTCAAGAAGCTGGACCACCTGCAGCGGCAGATCCTCGCCTGCATGCCCTCGGGGCTCATCACCTGCGACGTGGCCGGGCGTGTCACCTTCGTGAACCGGGCCGCCAGTGCCATCCTGTCTCTGGAGCCGCGGTTGCCACCGGGGCTGGACGTGGAGTCCCTGTTGCCGGGCGCGTTGGGAGCGGATGCCCGCCAGCGCCGCCGGGAGCTGGCGGTGCAGACGCCCTCTGGCGTGCGCACGCTCGGGCTGTCGGTGACGGGGTTGGAGAGCAGTGATGGAGGTGGCACGCTCATCGTCTTCCAGGATCTCACCGAGCTGCGCCGCATGGAGGAGGATCTGAAGCGCGCGGACAGGCTGGCCGCCCTGGGAACGCTGGCCGCCCAGCTCGCGCACGAAATCCGCAATCCCCTGGCGGCCATGCGGGGCTCGGCGCAGCTGCTCGTACAGGAGCCCGACACGGACCCGAGCTCGACCAAACTGGTGGAAATCCTCCTGCGGGAGTCGGACCGGCTCTCCAAGCTGGTGGAGGACTTCCTGCGCTTCGCCCGCCCGCCTCCGCCCATCAAGCAGGAGCAGGAGCTGGAGGTGCTGGTGGCGGAGACGGTGGAGATGCTGCGGGTGGACCCCATCGCCCAGCAGGTGGAGGTGGACATGGTGCTCGCCCCCTTGCGCGTGCCGGTGGACGCGGATCAGTTCCGGCAGGTGCTCATCAACATCCTGCGCAATGCCTTCCAGGCGGCCGGCCAACGGGGCAGGGTGCGCGTGACGCTGGAGGCGGTGGGCGAGGAGGCCTGGCTGCGCATCTGGGACTCGGCGGGCAGCATTCCCGCGGCGGACCTGTCACGCATCTTCGAGCCCTTCTTCAGCACCCGCGAGGGTGGTACGGGGCTGGGGCTGTCCACGGCGTACTCCATCGTGCGTGCGCATGGTGGCAACATCCGCGTGTCCTCGTCTCCGAAAGAGGGCACCGAGTTCCTCATCCAACTGCCGCTGCAGGGTTGA